In Capsicum annuum cultivar UCD-10X-F1 chromosome 11, UCD10Xv1.1, whole genome shotgun sequence, one genomic interval encodes:
- the LOC124888841 gene encoding uncharacterized protein LOC124888841, giving the protein MAYHPQTSGQVEVSNCEIKQILQKMVNGRCKDWSEKLDDTLWEYRKAYKMPIRTSLYRLVYGIACHLPVELEHQAYWAVNKLNFDIKVVGEKKLLKLHELEEFRLHAYENGKLKLRSKWSRSFGVWRMTSHEAVELWNKDNTDKFVVNG; this is encoded by the exons ATggcatatcacccacaaactagtggccAAGTAGAGGTCTCTAATTGTGAAATTAAGCAGATATTACAGAAGATGGTTAATGGCCGGTGTAAGGATTGGTCGGAAAAGTTGGATGATACACTGTGGGAGTATAGGAAAGCCTATAAGATGCCCATTAGAACCTCTCTGTATCGCTTGGTATATGGAATAGCTTGCCACTTGCCTGTGGAACTTGAGCATCAAGCTTATTGGGCAgtgaataaattaaattttgatataaAGGTTGTgggtgaaaaaaaattattgaaattgcatGAACTTGAAGAGTTTCGTCTCCATGCTTATGAGAATGGAAAATT AAAACTGAGGTCTAAATGGTCTAGGTCATTTGGTGTATGGAGAATGACATCTCATGAAGCTGTCGAATTGTGGAACAAGGATAATACTGACAAATTTGTAGTTAATGGATAG